Proteins from a single region of Harmonia axyridis chromosome 4, icHarAxyr1.1, whole genome shotgun sequence:
- the LOC123677531 gene encoding ninjurin-A encodes MSSAVRYNHNSPDSEVETVNPTTPLMGDNKKNAGPTLATPEIYEQNDNREVVTKPYPGVDDGFFDNGKTEVTHNGRRTEHGAVEPEDPTSKDHNPDKTEDESDGTTYIRRVSGSHFPRESDFSGHNHHHNRDIEIDTAILEEIPDINVYQHKKTLAQGMMDLALFSANANQLRYVMDSFARHPYYYPSMIFISISLILQVAIGVLLIWNATYNVKDEKEVCRANKINNYTVIGIFLVTVVNVFVSAFGVADPQITITNIPVQNNST; translated from the exons ATGTCCTCTGCGGTCCGCTATAATCACAACAGTCCGGACTCCGAAGTGGAAACAGTAAATCCAACCACTCCGCTGATGGGGGACAATAAGAAAAACGCCGGGCCTACTTTGGCCACTCCGGAAATCTACGAGCAGAACGATAACCGGGAAGTGGTCACCAAGCCTTATCCAGGAGTGGACGACGGATTTTTCGATAATGGAAAAACCGAGGTTACGCATAACGGTAGAAGGACAGAACACGGTGCCGTTGAACCAGAGGATCCCACTTCGAAGGACCATAACCCTGACAAGACGGAGGATGAAAGCGATGGAACCACATACATCAGACGCGTGTCCGGTTCCCACTTCCCAAGGGAGTCGGACTTTTCCGGTCACAACCATCATCACAACAGGGACATCGAGATCGACACCGCGATCTTGGAGGAAATCCCGGATATCAATGTGTACCAACACAAGAAAACGCTCGCTCAGGGGATGATGGACTTGGCGCTTTTTTCGGCGAATGCGAATCAACTGAGATATGTGATGGATAGCTTCGCTAGACACCCGTATTATTATCCCAGTATGATTTTCATCAGCATCAGTTTGATATTGCAG GTTGCCATAGGCGTTCTACTTATATGGAATGCCACTTATAACGTGAAAGATGAAAAAGAAGTATGTAGAGCGAACAAAATCAACAACTACACCGTCATTGGAATTTTTCTTGTCACTGTAGTAAACGTCTTCGTATCAGCTTTTGGAGTTGCGGATCCTCAAATAACCATCACAAATATTCCTGTGCAGAATAATTCCACATAA
- the LOC123678343 gene encoding glutamyl-tRNA(Gln) amidotransferase subunit A, mitochondrial — MDKILSKNIKTVSKALLYGKFAPQDLVKSTLKQIDNTKDFNAFITITDKIARESAEKSSILYQNKKARSQLEGIPIAIKDNFCTKDVKTTCGSRMLEHFIPPYNATVCQRLFDAGAVLVGKTNLDEFAMGSGTVDSIFGVTKNLWGTSCNSTDFHIAGGSSGGSAVAVASGSCYGAFGSDTGGSTRNPASYCGLVGLKPTYGLISRLGLIPLVNSMDVPGILTRTVDDCVTLLNITAGPDPQDSTCVSKPFNKIRIPPAEQLSIKNLKIGVPKEYACEYLDDEVLETWKEVASLLENAGAIVTEVDMPHTELSIACYSILNQCEVASNMARYDGVQYGYRENEESSTEKLYAKSRSTGFNSVVKHRILTGNYFLLTRNYEKYFMKAMKLRRLIATDFDHAFEQVQMLLTPTTLTPAPLYSDFIKKSNSEQCSQQDYCTQPANMAGIPAVSIPIKLSRKKLPIGLQLLGRNFSEPTLLALGKFIENQVLFPHFVEKI; from the exons ATGGACAAAATACTATCAAAGAACATCAAGAct GTTTCCAAAGCACTATTATATGGAAAATTTGCACCTCAAGATTTGGTGAAATCCACTTTAAAACAAATAGATAACACAAAAGATTTCAATGCATTTATAACTATAACCGATAAAATAGCTAGAGAATCTGCTGAGAAATCATCTATTTTATATCAGAATAAAAAAGCAAGATCACAATTGGAGGGAATTCCTATTGCCATCAAAGATAATTTCTGCACCAAAGATGTCAAAACAACATGTGGTTCGAGAATGTTAGAACATTTTATTCCGCCTTATAATGCTACTGTGTGTCAAAGATTATTCGATGCTGGTGCAGTACTTGTTGGAAAAACTAATTTGGATGAATTTGCCATGGGATCAGGAACAGTAGATTCAATATTTGGTGTGACAAAAAATTTATGGGGTACTAGCTGCAACTCAACAGACTTTCATATAGCAGGAGGTAGTAGTGGTGGAAGTGCCGTAGCAGTTGCATCAGGAAGCTGCTATGG tGCTTTTGGATCTGACACTGGTGGGTCAACACGAAACCCTGCTTCATATTGCGGATTAGTAGGATTAAAACCAACATATGGACTGATTTCTAGATTAGGGCTAATTCCTTTGGTGAATTCGATGGATGTCCCAGGAATATTAACAAGAACCGTTGATGATTGTGTGACTTTACTTAATATTACTGCTGGTCCAGATCCCCAAGATTCCACTTGTGTGTCAAAACCATTTAATAAAATAAG AATTCCACCTGCTGAGCAGCTATCTatcaaaaacttgaaaattggagTACCTAAAGAATACGCTTGTGAATACCTGGATGATGAAGTCCTAGAAACCTGGAAGGAAGTTGCCTCACTCCTTGAGAATGCAGGAGCAATTGTTACAGAG GTTGATATGCCTCATACTGAACTAAGCATTGCATGCTATTCCATCTTGAATCAGTGTGAAGTAGCGAGCAATATGGCGAGATATGATGGTGTTCAATACGGTTATCGAGAAAATGAAGAATCATCTACTGAGAAATTGTATGCAAAATCAAGAAGCACGGGTTTCAACTCTGTAGTTAAACATAGAATACTAacaggaaattattttcttttaaccAG AAACTATGAGAAGTATTTCATGAAAGCTATGAAGTTAAGAAGATTGATAGCAACAGATTTTGACCATGCTTTTGAGCAAGTTCAAATGTTACTTACACCAACCACATTGACCCCAGCACCTCTCTATAGTGATTTTATAAAGAAATCTAATAGTGAACAATGCAGTCAGCAAGACTACTGTACTCAACCAGCAAATATGGCGG GAATACCAGCTGTATCTATACCAATCAAATTATCTAGAAAAAAGCTTCCCATTGGTCTACAATTGTTAGGAAGAAATTTCAGTGAACCGACATTATTAGCATTAgggaaatttattgaaaatcaagTGCTTTTTCCTCACTTCGTGGAGAAGATATGA
- the LOC123677530 gene encoding reticulon-4-interacting protein 1 homolog, mitochondrial-like: protein MRSSILLQSLQGRMLARYSKRNCFTQTQLSKPANFAAQAQFSDVIKMNAWQVHSYEEDLQLSTARKPLLRFIDSILVKVESASVNPIDLYMKDGYAKNALNFLREDEMELPLTLGRDFCGTIVRKGLTVDKKYKVGDRVYGFIPLYRQGSFAEYVVAEHGHFHHQPDHLRPEESASMIYAAMTAWSALFVTGGLTRGNTKDKRVLILGASGGVGTMAIQLLKSQGVHVTGTCATDAVSLVRSLKADEVFDYTQQDCIQKISENRYDIILDCAKFGVDKIPNEWKFEQYITLNSPLILNTDKYGLVGGSLKSISTLLSENIIKIKDGKMVKWGFFLPCSKGFAFISRLVTCGLLRPVIHKKFSFEQLPDALNEVKKGHLRGKVVVNTK, encoded by the exons ATGAGGTCATCAATATTATTACAATCCTTGCAAGGAAGGATGTTAGCAAGATATtccaaaagaaattgttttactcAGACTCAATTATCGAAACCAGCAAACTTTGCTGCCCAAGCGCAATTTTCTGATGTTATAAAAATGAATGCTTGGCAAGTACATAGCTATGAAGAAGATTTACAGTTATCAACGGCTCGTAAACCATTGCTTCGGTTTATAGACAGCATTCTTGTAAAAGTCGAGTCTGCTTCTGTTAACCCGATTGATTTGTATATGAAAG ATGGCTATGCAAAAAATGCTCTGAATTTTTTAAGGGAGGATGAAATGGAACTTCCTCTTACGCTGGGTAGAGACTTTTGTGGTACAATAGTTCGTAAGGGCTTAACAGTTGATAAAAAGTATAAAGTAGGGGACAGAGTTTATGGATTTATTCCTTTGTATAGGCAGGGTTCGTTTGCAGAATATGTTGTTGCTGAACATGGCCAT TTCCATCATCAACCTGACCATCTCCGTCCTGAAGAAAGTGCTTCTATGATATATGCTGCCATGACTGCATGGTCAGCCTTGTTTGTAACAGGAGGCCTAACTCGTGGAAATACAAAGGATAAAAGAGTTTTAATTTTGGGTGCTTCTGGAGGAGTTGGTACAATGGCTATTCAGTTGTTGAAATCCCAAGGAGTTCAT GTAACAGGAACTTGTGCTACAGATGCAGTATCTTTAGTGAGGTCTCTAAAAGCAGATGAGGTTTTTGATTATACTCAACAAGATTGTAtccaaaaaatttctgaaaatag ATATGATATAATATTGGACTGTGCAAAATTTGGTGTAGACAAAATACCAAATGAATGGAAATTTGAACAATACATCACGTTGAATTCACCACTTATATTGAATACAGATAAATATGGTTTAGTAGGTGGTTCACTCAAAAGCATCAGTACACTATTGAGCGAgaacattattaaaattaaagatgGTAAAATGGTTAAATGGGGTTTTTTCCTTCCTTGTAGCAAAGGCTTTGCATTCATCAGCCGTTTAGTGACTTGTGGCCTG TTACGACCTGTTATACATAAGAAGTTTTCTTTTGAACAATTACCAGATGCATTAAATGAAGTGAAAAAAGGACACCTCAGAGGAAAAGTAGTGGTAAATACGAAGTAA
- the LOC123677529 gene encoding GPI mannosyltransferase 2 yields MKRNYKRDIIKTASLSRLLVILLQYVFNHMIPDHNAGVFLYPKENGTELSMDKAVNHIFGGFLRWDAHYFMHIAKYGYTYENTVAFFPLFPLLGNLLAKCLFFLEFLSTDSLLLLSFIILNYFVFIYSALMLFNLTNKFFSETFSYYSVILFCWNPASIFFTAPYTECIFSFLTFKSMLNCILLYEKYHKFRVKIRYIDIFYLFPIALSTLTRSNGLVNVGFFLYVIACIFLKNFLNIKGNFFLSIIKKISLILAFTIITFFGLIFCLFLFDLFQIYCYKLFCQNFSIYLPLEVEMYAKQNSFVLLGTFSKHNQSWCNSKLPLSYSYVQKHYWNVGFLNYYEFKQIPNFLLAAPILMIFIINCKKYMLINCPKNIIQIFNFDIHQPRSNMIFETPQIFVFVLHGLILSIFCIFFIHIQVSTRLLCSASPLLYWFSVHYLMDGEKFCDINNIKRFSVKKKIILLYYFSYYVVGIALFCNFLPWT; encoded by the coding sequence ATGAAGAGAAATTATAAACGGGATATAATAAAAACTGCCTCGCTTTCAAGGCTTCTTGTGATACTCTTACAGTATGTATTTAACCATATGATTCCTGATCATAATGCAGGTGTTTTTCTTTATCCAAAAGAAAATGGAACGGAGTTGTCCATGGATAAAGCTGTTAATCATATTTTTGGAGGTTTCTTGAGATGGGATGCTCATTATTTCATGCATATTGCAAAATATGGGTACACTTATGAAAATACTGTTGCCTTCTTCCCGCTCTTTCCTCTACTTGGAAATTTACTTgctaaatgtttattttttttagaatttcttAGTACAGATTCACTCCTCCTATTAAGTTTCattatattaaattattttgtttttatctACTCCGCATTGATGCTGTTCAATCTCACCAATAAATTCTTTTCTGAAACATTTTCATATTACTCCGTTATATTGTTTTGTTGGAACCCAGCTTCTATATTTTTTACTGCACCCTATACTGAATGTATCTTCAGTTTTCTAACATTTAAGTCTATGCTCAATTGCATTTTACTGTATGAAAAGTACCATAAATTTAGAGTAAAAATAAGATAtatagatattttttatttatttccgaTAGCTCTAAGTACATTAACTAGATCAAATGGTTTAGTAAATGTGGGTTTTTTTCTTTATGTGATCGCatgtatttttttgaaaaatttcctcAACATAAAAGGaaacttttttctttctattATCAAAAAGATATCTTTAATCTTAGCATTTACCATAATCACCTTTTTTGGCTTAATATTCTGCTTGTTTCtcttcgatttatttcaaatatattgttATAAGTTGTTCTGCCAAAATTTCTCAATATATTTGCCATTGGAAGTTGAAATGTATGCAAAACAAAACAGTTTTGTGTTGTTAGGAACGTTCAGTAAACACAATCAATCTTGGTGTAACAGTAAATTACCTCTGTCTTATTCGTATGTTCAAAAACATTATTGGAATGTGGGATTccttaattattatgaattcaaGCAAATCCCAAACTTTCTATTGGCAGCACCAATATTGATGATTTTCATCATTAATTGTAAAAAATATATGCTGATTAATTGTCCCAagaatataattcaaatattcaattttgatattcatCAACCAAGATCGAACATGATTTTTGAGACTCCCCAAATATTTGTATTTGTACTTCATGGACTGATTCTCTctatattttgtatattttttatacatataCAAGTTAGTACTAGGTTATTATGTTCTGCTAGTCCATTATTATATTGGTTTTCTGTTCATTATTTGATGGATGGTGAAAAGTTTTGtgatataaataatattaagaggttttctgttaaaaaaaaaataatattgttgtattatttttcatattatgtTGTTGGAATTGCTTtgttttgtaattttttgcCCTGGACCTGA